The following coding sequences are from one Sciurus carolinensis chromosome 11, mSciCar1.2, whole genome shotgun sequence window:
- the LOC124958894 gene encoding olfactory receptor 491, whose protein sequence is MEAGNHTTVTEFIIMGLTGDPTLCAIFFVIFLGIYVVTLVGNTSIIALIRSCSQLHTPMYLFLSHLALVDIGYSTSVTPIMLIGFLGHGTALPVAGCEAQLCSVVTCGTAECFLLAAMAYDRYVAICSPLLYSTHMSPRVCILLVGTSYLGGCVNAWTFTSCLLSLSFCGPNRIDHFFCDFSPLLKLACSDVSLIEIIPSISSGSIIVVTVCVIAVSYVYILTTVLRMRSPEGRHKAFSTCTSHLTAVTLYYGTITFIYVMPKSSFSTSQNRVVSVFYTVVIPMLNPLIYSLRNRDVKEALRKATARIYP, encoded by the coding sequence ATGGAGGCTGGAAACCACACCACTGTGACAGAGTTCATCATCATGGGGTTGACAGGAGATCCTACACTTTGCGCCATCTTCTTTGTGATATTCCTAGGAATATATGTTGTCACTTTAGTGGGCAACACCAGCATCATCGCTCTAATAAGAAGTTGTTCTCAGCTTCACACCCCCATGTACCTCTTCCTCAGCCACCTGGCTTTGGTGGACATTGGGTATTCCACATCAGTCACACCTATAATGCTTATAGGATTCCTAGGACATGGAACGGCCCTCCCTGTGGCTGGCTGTGAAGCCCAGCTTTGTTCTGTGGTGACGTGTGGGACCGCTGAGTGCTTCCTGCTGGCTGCCATGGCCTATGATCGCTACGTGGCCATCTGCTCTCCTCTGCTGTACTCCACCCACATGTCCCCCAGAGTCTGCATCCTCCTAGTGGGGACTTCCTACCTGGGTGGCTGTGTGAATGCTTGGACATTTACTAGTTGTCTACTGAGTCTGTCTTTCTGTGGACCAAATCGAATAGATCACTTTTTCTGTGACTTCTCCCCTTTGTTGAAACTTGCCTGCTCAGATGTCTCCTTAATTGAAATCATCCCTTCCATCTCCTCCGGCTCCATCATTGTGGTCACAGTGTGTGTCATCGCCGTCTCCTACGTCTACATCCTCACCACAGTGCTGAGGATGCGCTCCCCCGAGGGGCGCcacaaggccttctccacctgcacctCCCACCTCACTGCCGTCACTCTCTACTATGGAACCATCACCTTCATCTATGTGATGCCCAAGTCCAGCTTCTCCACCAGCCAGAATCGAGTGGTGTCTGTGTTCTACACGGTGGtgatccccatgctgaaccccctcatctacagcctgaggaacagagACGTGAAGGAGGCCCTGAGGAAGGCAACTGCCAGAATATATCCTTAG
- the LOC124958875 gene encoding olfactory receptor 478-like, translated as MDPLVNGNLTAVTEFILLGLTDDPVLRVFLFVTVLCIYLVTLSGNLSTIILIRASSQLHHPMYFFLSHLAFADIGFSSSITPNMLVNFLVERNTISYIGCAIQLGSTTFFGTVECFLLAVMAYDRFVAICSPLLYSTKMSAHVCLQLLAVAYTGGFLNDSSFTLSFFSLLFCGPNGVNHFFCDFAPLLELSCSDVSVPSVIPSFSAGFIIVVTVCVIAVSYISILTTVLRMRSPEGRHKAFSTCTSHLTAVTLFYGTITFIYVMPKSSFSTDQNKVVSVFYTVVIPMLNPLIYSLRNQEIKGALKRALGSKIFS; from the coding sequence ATGGATCCCCTGGTCAATGGGAACCTCACTGCAGTGACAGAGTTCATTCTACTGGGCTTAACAGATGATCCAGTCCTCCGAGTCTTCCTCTTTGTGACCGTCCTCTGCATCTACCTGGTGACCCTCTCTGGCAATCTCAGCACCATCATCCTTATCAGAGCCTCTTCTCAGCTCCATCATCCCATGTACTTTTTTCTGAGCCATTTAGCTTTTGCTGACATAGGCTTTTCATCTTCCATCACACCCAATATGCTTGTAAACTTCCTGGTGGAGAGAAACACCATCTCCTACATCGGATGTGCCATCCAGCTTGGCTCAACCACTTTCTTTGGGACAGTTGAGTGCTTCCTTCTGGCTGTCATGGCGTATGATCGCTTTGTGGCAATCTGCAGTCCACTGCTTTACTCAACCAAGATGTCTGCACACGTTTGTCTCCAGTTACTTGCAGTGGCTTATACAGGTGGTTTCCTTAATGATTCCTCCtttaccctttctttcttttctttgctcttctGTGGACCAAATGGAGTCAAccattttttctgtgattttgctCCATTACTTGAGCTCTCCTGTTCTGATGTCAGCGTCCCCTCAGTCATTCCCTCATTTTCTGCTGGCTTCATCATTGTGGTCACAGTGTGTGTCATTGCCGTCTCCTACATCTCCATCCTCACCACAGTGCTGAGGATGCGCTCCCCCGAGGGGCGCcacaaggccttctccacctgcacctCCCACCTCACTGCTGTCACTCTGTTCTATGGGACCATCACCTTCATCTATGTGATGCCCAAGTCCAGCTTCTCCACTGACCAGAACAAAGTGGTGTCTGTGTTCTACACGGTGGTGATCCCCATGTTGAACCCTCTCATCTACAGTCTCAGGAACCAGGAGATTAAGGGGGCTCTGAAGAGAGCACTAggtagtaaaatattttcttag